The following are from one region of the Girardinichthys multiradiatus isolate DD_20200921_A chromosome 9, DD_fGirMul_XY1, whole genome shotgun sequence genome:
- the LOC124873597 gene encoding ras-related protein Rab-11B-like, producing the protein MGTRDDEYDYLFKVVLIGDSGVGKSNLLSRFTRNEFNLESKSTIGVEFATRSIQVDGKTIKAQIWDTAGQERYRAITSAYYRGAVGALLVYDIAKHLTYENMERWLKELRDHADNNIVIMLVGNKSDLRHLRAVPTDEARAFAEKNTLSFIETSALDSTNVEEAFKNILTEIYRIVSQRQISDRSAHDDSPGNNVVDISVPPTMDGQRGNKLPCCQSP; encoded by the exons TCGTTCTAATCGGAGATTCGGGTGTGGGGAAGAGTAACCTGCTGTCCCGTTTCACCCGGAACGAGTTCAACCTGGAGAGCAAGAGCACCATAGGGGTGGAGTTCGCCACCCGCAGCATCCAGGTGGATGGAAAGACAATAAAAGCTCAGATCTGGGACACAGCCGGACAGGAGCGCTACAGAGCGATCACCTCAGC GTATTACCGGGGTGCGGTCGGAGCTCTCCTGGTTTACGACATCGCCAAGCACCTGACGTATGAGAACATGGAGCGCTGGCTGAAGGAGCTGAGGGACCACGCCGACAACAACATCGTCATCATGCTGGTGGGGAACAAGAGCGACCTCCGCCACCTCAGGGCCGTGCCCACCGATGAGGCTCGAGCCTTCGCAG AAAAGAATACTCTGTCCTTTATTGAAACGTCAGCACTGGACTCCACTAATGTAGAGGAAGCATTCAAGAACATTCTCACAG AAATCTACCGGATCGTATCTCAGAGGCAAATATCAGACAGATCTGCCCATGACGACTCTCCAGGAAACAATGTCGTGGACATCAGCGTCCCCCCAACCATGGATGGGCAAAGGGGCAACAAACTCCCCTGCTGTCAAAGCCCGTGA
- the marchf2 gene encoding E3 ubiquitin-protein ligase MARCHF2 isoform X2 translates to MTTDGCCHLPGSLCDCAGTAGLWKIVEEAGGEGCQALYVTQVTALDGRLLSSVLKPISVQSDGPICRICHEGGSSEGLLSPCDCTGTLGTVHKSCLEKWLSSSNTSYCELCHTEFSIERRPRPLTEWLQDPGPRNEKRTLFCDMVCFLFITPLAAISGWLCLRGAQDHLHIGSWLQAVGLIALTIALFTIYVLWTLVSFRYHCQLYSEWRRTNQKVRLLIPEAKESNSSQHSLLSNKLKKSASESIV, encoded by the exons ATGACGACGGACGGGTGCTGCCACCTGCCTGGCTCCCTGTGTGACTGTGCCGGCACGGCGGGTCTCTGGAAAATTGTGGAGGAAGCGGGTGGCGAAGGATGCCAGGCGCTGTACGTCACTCAGGTCACGGCTCTAGATGGACGGCTGCTGTCCTCAGTGCTCAAACCCATAAGCGTACAAAG tgATGGTCCCATCTGCCGTATTTGCCATGAAGGAGGCAGCAGTGAGGGTCTCCTGTCCCCGTGTGACTGCACGGGCACACTGGGCACGGTGCATAAGAGCTGCTTGGAGAAGTGGCTGTCGTCGTCCAACACCAGCTACTGTGAGCTCTGTCACACAGAGTTCAGCATCGAGCGTCGACCCCGGCCTCTCACAGAG TGGCTGCAGGACCCCGGCCCTCGTAATGAAAAGAGGACGCTGTTCTGCGATATGGTTTGCTTCCTCTTCATCACACCTCTAGCAGCGATCTCCGGCTGGCTGTGCCTGAGGGGAGCTCAGGACCACCTCCACATAGGGAGCTGGCTGCAGGCTGTGGGCCTCATAGCACTCACTATTGCCCTCTTCACCATCTATGTCCTCTGGACTCTG GTATCTTTCCGCTACCACTgtcagctctactccgagtggAGAAGAACAAATCAGAAAGTACGCCTTCTGATCCCCGAAGCGAAGGAGTCTAACTCTTCCCAGCATTCCTTGCTCTCTAACAAACTGAAGAAGTCTGCCAGTGAGAGTATAGTATGA
- the marchf2 gene encoding E3 ubiquitin-protein ligase MARCHF2 isoform X1, translated as MTTDGCCHLPGSLCDCAGTAGLWKIVEEAGGEGCQALYVTQVTALDGRLLSSVLKPISVQSDGPICRICHEGGSSEGLLSPCDCTGTLGTVHKSCLEKWLSSSNTSYCELCHTEFSIERRPRPLTEVTKWLQDPGPRNEKRTLFCDMVCFLFITPLAAISGWLCLRGAQDHLHIGSWLQAVGLIALTIALFTIYVLWTLVSFRYHCQLYSEWRRTNQKVRLLIPEAKESNSSQHSLLSNKLKKSASESIV; from the exons ATGACGACGGACGGGTGCTGCCACCTGCCTGGCTCCCTGTGTGACTGTGCCGGCACGGCGGGTCTCTGGAAAATTGTGGAGGAAGCGGGTGGCGAAGGATGCCAGGCGCTGTACGTCACTCAGGTCACGGCTCTAGATGGACGGCTGCTGTCCTCAGTGCTCAAACCCATAAGCGTACAAAG tgATGGTCCCATCTGCCGTATTTGCCATGAAGGAGGCAGCAGTGAGGGTCTCCTGTCCCCGTGTGACTGCACGGGCACACTGGGCACGGTGCATAAGAGCTGCTTGGAGAAGTGGCTGTCGTCGTCCAACACCAGCTACTGTGAGCTCTGTCACACAGAGTTCAGCATCGAGCGTCGACCCCGGCCTCTCACAGAGGTAACAAAG TGGCTGCAGGACCCCGGCCCTCGTAATGAAAAGAGGACGCTGTTCTGCGATATGGTTTGCTTCCTCTTCATCACACCTCTAGCAGCGATCTCCGGCTGGCTGTGCCTGAGGGGAGCTCAGGACCACCTCCACATAGGGAGCTGGCTGCAGGCTGTGGGCCTCATAGCACTCACTATTGCCCTCTTCACCATCTATGTCCTCTGGACTCTG GTATCTTTCCGCTACCACTgtcagctctactccgagtggAGAAGAACAAATCAGAAAGTACGCCTTCTGATCCCCGAAGCGAAGGAGTCTAACTCTTCCCAGCATTCCTTGCTCTCTAACAAACTGAAGAAGTCTGCCAGTGAGAGTATAGTATGA
- the LOC124873260 gene encoding ras-related protein Rab-11B has product MGNRDDEYDFLFKVVLIGDSGVGKSNLLSRFTRNEFNLESKSTIGVEFATRSIQVDGKTIKAQIWDTAGQERYRAITSAYYRGAVGALLVYDIAKHLTYENVERWLKELRDHADNNIVIMLVGNKSDLRHLRAVPTDEARAFAEKNTLSFIETSALDSTNVEEAFKNILTEIYRIVSQKQIADRSAHDESPGNNVVDISVPPTTDGQRGNKLQCCQSSV; this is encoded by the exons tTGTCCTCATTGGAGATTCGGGTGTGGGGAAGAGTAACCTGCTGTCCCGTTTCACCCGGAACGAGTTCAACCTGGAGAGCAAGAGCACCATAGGGGTGGAGTTCGCCACCCGCAGCATCCAGGTGGATGGAAAGACAATAAAAGCTCAGATCTGGGATACAGCCGGACAGGAGCGCTACAGAGCGATCACCTCAGC GTATTACCGGGGTGCGGTCGGAGCTCTCCTAGTTTACGACATCGCCAAGCACCTGACGTATGAGAACGTGGAGCGCTGGCTGAAGGAGCTGAGGGACCACGCCGACAACAACATTGTCATCATGCTGGTGGGCAACAAGAGCGACCTCCGTCACCTCAGGGCCGTGCCCACCGATGAGGCTCGAGCCTTCGCAG AAAAGAACACCCTGTCATTCATTGAGACGTCAGCGTTGGACTCCACAAATGTCGAAGAGGCGTTCAAGAACATTTTAACAG AAATTTACCGCATCGTGTCACAGAAGCAGATCGCCGACAGGTCCGCGCACGACGAGTCTCCGGGTAACAACGTAGTAGACATAAGTGTCCCGCCGACAACTGATGGCCAGAGGGGCAACAAACTGCAGTGCTGTCAAAGCTCAGTCTGA